From a region of the Stenotrophomonas sp. BIO128-Bstrain genome:
- a CDS encoding aspartyl/asparaginyl beta-hydroxylase domain-containing protein, which produces MIKIVLAGLFIACVLYIHYRGKVRARWSRQLLDHSSFMAPINVIMYAFSKVPTTPFLDPGKEFPQLEPLRQNWQMIRDEALALRDADKIAASSTFNDAGFNSFFRRGWKRFYLKWYGPSHPSAKALCPKTTALLESLPDVRAAMFAQLPSGSELRPHRDPFAGSLRLHLGLATPNDDACYIEVDGIKKSWRDGEWMMFDETYIHHAHNETPDDRVILFCDIARPLRFGLPGLFNRAVASTLLAGGASPNLPGDPTGGVNKAFGSVYKVRLKAKALRERSVVAYQVIKWGLVVAVIAGIWAI; this is translated from the coding sequence ATGATCAAGATCGTGCTGGCAGGGCTGTTCATCGCCTGCGTGCTGTACATCCATTACCGCGGCAAGGTGCGCGCGCGCTGGTCGCGCCAGCTGCTGGACCACTCCAGCTTCATGGCCCCGATCAACGTGATCATGTACGCGTTCTCGAAGGTGCCGACCACGCCCTTCCTGGACCCGGGCAAGGAATTCCCGCAGCTCGAGCCATTGCGCCAGAACTGGCAGATGATCCGCGACGAAGCGCTGGCCCTGCGCGATGCCGACAAGATCGCTGCCTCCAGCACGTTCAACGATGCGGGCTTCAATTCGTTCTTCCGCCGTGGCTGGAAGCGCTTCTACCTGAAGTGGTACGGCCCCTCGCACCCCTCGGCCAAGGCGCTGTGCCCGAAGACCACCGCGCTGCTGGAATCACTGCCGGACGTGCGCGCGGCGATGTTCGCCCAGCTGCCCTCGGGCAGCGAACTGCGCCCGCACCGCGATCCCTTCGCCGGCTCGCTGCGCCTGCACCTGGGCCTGGCCACGCCGAACGATGACGCCTGCTACATCGAAGTGGACGGCATCAAGAAAAGCTGGCGCGATGGCGAGTGGATGATGTTCGATGAAACCTACATCCACCACGCGCACAACGAGACGCCGGACGACCGCGTGATCCTGTTCTGCGATATCGCGCGTCCGCTGCGCTTCGGCCTGCCGGGCCTGTTCAACCGCGCGGTGGCCTCCACGCTGCTGGCTGGTGGTGCCTCGCCGAACCTGCCGGGTGACCCGACCGGTGGCGTCAACAAGGCCTTCGGCAGCGTCTACAAGGTGCGCCTGAAGGCCAAAGCGCTGCGCGAGCGCAGCGTGGTTGCCTACCAGGTGATCAAGTGGGGCCTGGTGGTGGCGGTGATTGCGGGTATCTGGGCGATCTGA
- the speE gene encoding polyamine aminopropyltransferase codes for MTDNNNWYIEHFERTGSAIGYRLTGKLDEVQSPFQKIEIFATTDWGNLMTIDGAIMLTSKDNFFYHEMISHPVLFTHAAPKRVVIIGGGDCGTLREVLKHEGVESVTQCDIDEQVTVMARKHFPELCDSNDDPRAELMFDDGVAYMANCPAGSVDVVIVDSTDPVGPGEGLFNKAFYESCFKALKDDGILVQQSESPLMQLDLINEMRTEMGKAGFGSFKTLPFPQPCYPTGWWSVTLARKGESSFDFRQADSAAKSFETLYYTAALHTGVLVTPPFVAAALKG; via the coding sequence ATGACTGACAACAACAACTGGTACATCGAACACTTCGAGCGCACCGGCTCGGCCATCGGCTACCGCCTGACCGGCAAGCTGGACGAAGTGCAGTCGCCGTTCCAGAAGATCGAGATCTTCGCGACCACCGACTGGGGCAACCTGATGACCATCGATGGCGCCATCATGTTGACCAGCAAGGACAACTTCTTCTATCACGAGATGATCAGCCACCCGGTGCTGTTCACCCACGCCGCGCCCAAGCGCGTGGTGATCATCGGCGGCGGCGACTGCGGCACCCTGCGCGAAGTGCTCAAGCACGAGGGCGTGGAGAGCGTGACCCAGTGCGACATCGATGAGCAGGTCACCGTGATGGCCCGCAAGCACTTCCCGGAGCTGTGCGATTCCAACGACGACCCGCGCGCCGAGCTGATGTTCGACGACGGCGTGGCCTACATGGCCAACTGCCCGGCCGGCAGCGTGGATGTGGTGATCGTGGATTCGACCGATCCGGTCGGCCCCGGCGAAGGCCTGTTCAACAAGGCGTTCTACGAGAGCTGCTTCAAGGCCCTGAAGGACGACGGCATTCTGGTGCAGCAGTCCGAGTCGCCGCTGATGCAGCTGGACCTGATCAACGAAATGCGCACCGAGATGGGCAAGGCCGGCTTCGGTTCGTTCAAGACCCTGCCGTTCCCGCAGCCGTGCTACCCGACCGGCTGGTGGAGCGTCACCCTGGCCCGCAAGGGCGAGAGCAGCTTCGACTTCCGCCAGGCCGATTCGGCCGCCAAGTCGTTCGAGACGCTGTACTACACCGCCGCGCTGCACACCGGCGTGCTGGTGACGCCGCCGTTCGTGGCGGCGGCCCTGAAGGGCTGA
- the speA gene encoding arginine decarboxylase, with product MTDWSLDQARKTYSIPHWADGYFDVDQAGHMVVRPTGQDGPVVSLPKIVDAAREAGAKLPLLVRFPDILGQRLGKLQAAFAQAQADWEYPGGYTAVYPIKVNQHRGVAGTLASHHGEGFGLEAGSKPELMAVLALSRPGGLIVCNGYKDREYIRLALIGRKLGLQTFIVIEKPSELKLVLEESKALDVKPGLGVRMRLASLGAGKWQNSGGDKAKFGLSPRQLLDLWKSLRDTEYADCLSLLHFHMGSQISNVRDIANGMREATRYFVELSRLGAKITHVDVGGGLGVDYEGTRSRSFCSINYGLNSYASNIVQPLANACEEHGLTPPRIVTECGRAMTAHHAVLIANVSEVEEAQEGRVPDQHDDEPAAIRHLREIHAELDERPAVELFQEAQHFHAEGLASYALGQIDLPQRARIDDLFYAIAHAVRARLSYDEKSHRPALDELNERLVDKYFVNFSVFESIPDAWAIDQVFPIVPIERLNEQPERRGIIADMTCDSDGMVKTYVENESLDTSLPLHALKSGESYRIAFFMVGAYQEILGDIHNLFGDTDAVEVLADADGYAITQQRRGDTTDVMLDYVGYSLADLRASYAERVAAAKLSPERAQELSEALEAGLTGYTYLSDEPLT from the coding sequence ATGACCGATTGGTCCCTCGACCAAGCCCGCAAGACCTACTCGATTCCGCATTGGGCGGATGGCTACTTCGACGTGGATCAGGCAGGACACATGGTGGTGAGACCGACTGGCCAGGACGGCCCGGTGGTGTCCTTGCCCAAGATCGTGGACGCCGCCCGCGAGGCCGGCGCCAAGCTGCCGCTGCTGGTGCGCTTCCCGGACATCCTGGGCCAGCGCCTGGGCAAGCTGCAGGCCGCGTTCGCGCAGGCCCAGGCCGATTGGGAGTACCCGGGCGGCTACACCGCCGTGTACCCGATCAAGGTCAACCAGCACCGTGGCGTGGCCGGCACCCTGGCCAGCCACCACGGCGAGGGCTTCGGCCTGGAAGCGGGCAGCAAGCCCGAGCTGATGGCCGTGCTGGCGCTCTCGCGCCCGGGTGGGCTGATCGTCTGCAACGGCTACAAGGACCGCGAGTACATCCGCCTGGCCCTGATCGGCCGCAAGCTGGGCCTGCAGACCTTCATCGTCATCGAGAAGCCCTCCGAGCTGAAGCTGGTGCTGGAGGAATCCAAGGCGCTGGATGTGAAGCCGGGCCTGGGCGTGCGCATGCGCCTGGCCTCGCTGGGCGCGGGCAAGTGGCAGAACAGCGGTGGCGACAAGGCCAAGTTCGGCCTCTCGCCGCGCCAGCTGCTGGACCTGTGGAAGTCGCTGCGCGATACCGAATATGCCGACTGCCTGAGCCTGCTGCATTTCCACATGGGCTCGCAGATCTCCAACGTGCGCGACATCGCCAACGGCATGCGCGAAGCCACCCGCTACTTCGTGGAACTGTCGCGCCTGGGCGCGAAGATCACCCACGTGGACGTGGGCGGTGGCCTGGGCGTGGATTACGAAGGCACCCGCTCGCGCAGCTTCTGCTCGATCAACTACGGCCTGAACTCCTACGCCAGCAACATCGTGCAGCCGCTGGCCAATGCCTGCGAAGAACACGGCCTGACCCCGCCGCGGATCGTCACCGAGTGCGGCCGCGCGATGACCGCGCACCACGCGGTGCTGATCGCCAACGTCTCCGAAGTGGAAGAGGCGCAGGAAGGCCGCGTGCCGGACCAGCACGACGACGAGCCGGCGGCGATCCGCCACCTGCGCGAAATCCACGCCGAGCTCGACGAGCGCCCGGCGGTGGAGCTGTTCCAGGAAGCGCAGCACTTCCATGCCGAAGGCCTTGCCAGCTATGCGCTGGGCCAGATCGACCTGCCGCAGCGCGCCCGCATCGACGACCTGTTCTACGCCATCGCCCACGCCGTGCGTGCGCGCCTGAGCTATGACGAGAAGAGCCATCGCCCGGCGCTGGACGAGTTGAACGAACGCCTGGTGGACAAGTACTTCGTCAACTTCAGCGTGTTCGAATCGATTCCCGATGCCTGGGCGATCGACCAGGTGTTCCCGATCGTGCCGATCGAGCGCCTGAACGAGCAGCCCGAGCGCCGCGGCATCATCGCGGACATGACCTGCGATTCGGACGGCATGGTGAAAACCTATGTCGAGAACGAGAGCCTGGACACCTCGCTGCCGTTGCATGCGCTGAAGTCGGGCGAAAGCTACCGCATCGCGTTCTTCATGGTGGGCGCGTACCAGGAAATCCTGGGCGACATCCACAATCTGTTCGGCGACACGGATGCGGTAGAAGTGCTGGCCGATGCCGATGGCTATGCGATCACCCAGCAGCGCCGTGGTGACACCACCGATGTGATGCTCGACTATGTGGGCTACAGCCTGGCCGATCTGCGGGCGAGCTATGCCGAGCGCGTGGCGGCGGCGAAGCTGTCGCCCGAGCGCGCGCAGGAACTGTCCGAGGCACTGGAGGCCGGCCTGACCGGCTACACCTACCTGTCCGACGAGCCGCTGACGTAA
- a CDS encoding DUF6122 family protein produces the protein MSARAIFHLFLHAAVPALLAWMFWRKRFLSAWVLMLLGWIIDLDHLLADPIYAPNRCSIGFHPLHTAPAIAVYAGLCVPKKTRLFGIGLIIHIVLDAIDCWWMHQAR, from the coding sequence ATGAGCGCGCGCGCGATCTTTCATCTGTTCCTGCATGCGGCCGTCCCCGCGCTGCTGGCGTGGATGTTCTGGCGCAAGCGCTTCCTGTCCGCCTGGGTGCTGATGCTGCTGGGCTGGATCATCGATCTGGACCACCTGCTGGCCGATCCGATCTACGCCCCGAACCGCTGCAGCATCGGGTTCCATCCACTGCACACCGCCCCGGCGATCGCGGTGTATGCGGGGCTGTGCGTACCAAAGAAGACGCGCCTGTTCGGGATCGGACTGATCATCCACATCGTGCTGGATGCCATTGATTGTTGGTGGATGCACCAGGCCCGTTGA
- a CDS encoding sensor histidine kinase: MTTGSLRTRLLVAGGLGLVLVSALATWWLGAMFERSARTAMDERLGNDLIAVLALAESDANGQLHWRDTLADERYRRVFSGDYWQVLDAQGRPLGQSRSLWDDALAAPTALQPGPAQAFDASGPLKQSLRVLAQQVTLPRAAAPVIVMVATDRSQLDAQVASFRQRTALALAVLIALWFAVLVTQVHYGLRPLAELGRIAGQVRNGENVRFPQQGLVKEVAPLAGQLNALLDHHQRMVVRARRSAEDLAHALKTPLTVLITEAEGDGSDWRQTLRSETARMQASIDRYLAAGLGADSQQRTPVAPVVSALCGLMQRVHAARGLRFTCDSEDAAVFAGAREDLEEMLGNLLDNAGKWAAQAVRVDVARDSTQLRITVADDGPGLPPAQLERVLERGVRLDERASGSGLGLSIVADIAESYGGTLVLANDTPGLQATVTLPAGGEATG; this comes from the coding sequence ATGACCACCGGCTCGCTGCGCACCCGCCTGCTGGTGGCCGGTGGCCTGGGCCTGGTACTGGTCTCCGCGCTGGCCACCTGGTGGCTGGGCGCGATGTTCGAGCGCTCGGCACGCACCGCGATGGACGAGCGCCTGGGCAACGACCTGATCGCGGTGCTGGCACTGGCCGAGAGCGATGCCAACGGCCAGCTGCACTGGCGCGACACCCTGGCCGACGAGCGCTACCGGCGCGTGTTCTCCGGCGACTACTGGCAGGTGCTGGACGCGCAGGGCCGCCCGCTCGGGCAATCGCGCTCGCTGTGGGATGACGCGCTGGCCGCCCCGACCGCGCTGCAACCGGGGCCGGCGCAGGCCTTCGATGCCAGCGGCCCGTTGAAGCAATCACTGCGCGTGCTGGCCCAGCAGGTGACCCTGCCGCGCGCCGCCGCACCGGTGATCGTCATGGTCGCCACCGACCGCAGCCAGCTGGATGCCCAGGTTGCCAGTTTCCGGCAGCGCACCGCACTGGCCCTGGCCGTGCTGATCGCACTGTGGTTCGCTGTACTGGTCACCCAGGTGCATTACGGGCTGCGGCCGCTGGCCGAACTGGGCCGCATCGCCGGACAGGTCCGCAACGGCGAGAACGTGCGCTTCCCGCAGCAGGGCCTGGTCAAGGAAGTCGCGCCGCTGGCCGGCCAGCTCAACGCGCTGCTCGATCACCACCAGCGCATGGTGGTGCGCGCCCGCCGCAGCGCCGAAGACCTCGCGCATGCGCTGAAGACACCGCTGACCGTGCTCATCACCGAAGCCGAAGGGGATGGCAGCGACTGGCGCCAGACCCTGCGCAGCGAGACCGCGCGCATGCAGGCCAGCATCGATCGTTACCTCGCTGCAGGCCTGGGCGCGGACAGCCAGCAGCGCACGCCGGTGGCGCCGGTGGTGAGCGCGCTGTGCGGGCTGATGCAGCGCGTACATGCCGCGCGCGGGCTGCGTTTCACGTGCGACAGCGAGGATGCCGCCGTGTTCGCCGGTGCGCGCGAGGACCTGGAAGAGATGCTCGGCAACCTGCTCGACAATGCCGGCAAGTGGGCCGCGCAGGCGGTGCGGGTGGACGTGGCACGGGACAGCACGCAGCTACGCATCACCGTGGCCGATGATGGCCCGGGACTCCCGCCAGCGCAGCTGGAGCGCGTGCTGGAACGCGGCGTGCGGCTGGATGAGCGCGCGTCGGGCAGCGGGCTGGGATTGTCGATCGTGGCCGACATCGCCGAGAGCTACGGTGGCACGCTGGTCCTGGCCAATGACACGCCGGGGTTGCAGGCGACGGTGACGTTGCCGGCAGGCGGAGAAGCCACCGGGTAG
- a CDS encoding response regulator transcription factor, which translates to MRVLLAEDDALLARRLQTLLEDAGYVVIHSAEGRDAEYQGQIEDIAAAVVDLGLPGLDGLSVIERWRQAGRDFPVLVLTARARWHDKLAGFDAGADDYLTKPFQPEELLLRLRALIRRSAGHAHPRLQCGPLVLDVNAGRFELDGAPLALSAQEHRILSYFMHHPDTVLSRARLGENVYEDGFDPDSNTLDVLIGRIRRKLGSALIHTHRGQGFRLSATP; encoded by the coding sequence ATGCGCGTGCTGCTTGCCGAAGATGACGCCTTGCTCGCCCGCCGCCTGCAGACGCTGCTGGAAGACGCCGGCTACGTGGTCATCCACAGTGCGGAGGGCCGGGACGCCGAGTACCAGGGCCAGATCGAGGACATCGCCGCGGCCGTGGTCGATCTGGGCCTGCCGGGCCTGGACGGGCTGAGCGTGATCGAGCGCTGGCGCCAGGCGGGCCGGGACTTCCCGGTGCTGGTACTGACCGCCCGCGCCCGCTGGCACGACAAGCTGGCCGGCTTCGATGCCGGTGCCGATGACTACCTGACCAAACCGTTCCAGCCCGAAGAGCTGCTGCTGCGCCTGCGTGCCCTGATCCGCCGCAGTGCCGGCCACGCGCATCCGCGCCTGCAGTGCGGTCCACTGGTGCTGGACGTCAATGCCGGCCGCTTCGAACTGGACGGTGCACCGCTGGCGCTCAGCGCGCAGGAGCACCGCATCCTCAGTTACTTCATGCATCACCCCGATACCGTGCTGAGCCGCGCGCGGCTGGGCGAGAACGTCTACGAGGACGGCTTCGATCCGGACTCCAACACGCTGGACGTGCTGATCGGGCGGATCCGCCGCAAGCTGGGCAGCGCGTTGATCCACACCCACCGCGGGCAGGGCTTCCGCCTCTCGGCGACGCCATGA
- a CDS encoding PepSY domain-containing protein produces MRVLDGGSRQQDSVRQAVRQGRFVPLEQVVADALRRYPGKLIEVELDEDTYEVEILGPDGVVMELDYDAATGRLLKMEKD; encoded by the coding sequence ATGCGGGTGCTCGACGGTGGCAGCCGCCAGCAGGACAGCGTGCGCCAGGCCGTCCGGCAGGGCCGTTTCGTACCGCTGGAACAGGTGGTGGCCGATGCACTGCGGCGCTATCCCGGCAAGCTCATCGAAGTGGAGCTGGATGAGGACACCTACGAGGTCGAGATCCTCGGCCCGGACGGCGTGGTGATGGAGCTCGATTACGATGCGGCCACCGGCCGCCTGCTGAAAATGGAAAAAGACTGA
- a CDS encoding PepSY domain-containing protein, translating into MKTMIAATTLAAALFATPAFAANLSAAQVQARLSAAGYTQVHELEHDDGVWEADVTRKDGTVDEVIIDDTKGEIFDPRDGRALLDAGQILALAGKAGLTQIESLERDGATWTLDARNARNQRVEVRMSGHDGRVLASKRDGWWD; encoded by the coding sequence ATGAAGACGATGATTGCCGCTACCACCCTGGCCGCCGCCCTGTTCGCCACCCCGGCCTTCGCCGCCAACCTGTCCGCCGCCCAGGTGCAGGCCAGGCTCAGCGCGGCCGGGTACACCCAGGTGCACGAACTGGAGCACGATGATGGCGTGTGGGAGGCGGATGTGACCCGCAAGGACGGCACCGTCGATGAAGTGATCATCGATGACACCAAGGGTGAGATCTTCGACCCGCGCGATGGCCGCGCGCTGCTGGATGCCGGGCAGATCCTGGCGCTGGCCGGCAAGGCCGGGCTGACGCAGATCGAGTCGCTCGAGCGCGATGGCGCCACCTGGACGCTGGATGCACGCAATGCCCGCAACCAGCGCGTGGAAGTGCGCATGAGCGGTCACGATGGCCGCGTACTGGCCAGCAAGCGCGATGGCTGGTGGGACTGA
- a CDS encoding FAD-dependent oxidoreductase — MDLKSGYPFWAVRNGLMHAFPPLENDLNCEVLVVGGGISGALIADELCAHGHDVALIEQRDIGWGSTAASTALLQYEIDTHLIDLAQRYGEEAAVRAYQACADAIPAICAVAAPFRDVDCHRMASLYYASKRGHQAVLAEECALRARHGFDVRWLDSDAVADEYGIRAPGAILSALAARIDPYRLTYRLLMRLHKRGCGVYDRTVLDTLTPTARGVTATTLGGARIRARHVVLATGYAGQRWLKPSVARNRSSYAFITDPIHPDLLGPLRETMAWESARPYLYLRSTGDNRLLIGGEDDAIDLPARRDRRVESKTGKLLKKIAKLFPHLPLQPAFSWGGTFAETHDGLPFFGPHPQWGPRVLFAMAYGGNGITYSMIGAGLLRSRIERRRHPLAGLFGFERLG; from the coding sequence ATGGATCTGAAGAGCGGTTACCCGTTCTGGGCCGTGCGCAACGGCCTGATGCATGCGTTTCCACCGCTGGAAAACGATCTGAACTGCGAGGTGCTGGTGGTCGGTGGCGGTATCAGCGGTGCGCTGATCGCCGACGAGCTGTGCGCGCACGGCCATGACGTGGCGCTGATCGAACAGCGCGACATCGGCTGGGGCAGCACGGCGGCCAGCACCGCGCTGCTGCAGTATGAGATCGACACCCACCTGATCGATCTGGCCCAGCGCTACGGCGAGGAGGCCGCCGTACGGGCCTACCAGGCGTGTGCCGATGCCATTCCGGCCATCTGCGCGGTGGCCGCGCCGTTCCGCGATGTGGATTGCCATCGCATGGCCAGCCTCTACTACGCGAGCAAGCGTGGGCATCAGGCCGTACTGGCCGAAGAATGCGCGCTGCGTGCCAGGCATGGCTTCGACGTGCGCTGGCTGGACAGCGACGCCGTCGCGGACGAGTACGGCATCCGCGCGCCGGGGGCGATCCTCAGCGCGCTCGCCGCACGCATCGATCCATACCGGCTGACCTACCGCCTGCTGATGCGGCTGCACAAGCGTGGCTGCGGGGTCTACGACCGCACCGTGCTCGACACGCTCACCCCCACCGCGCGTGGCGTCACCGCCACCACGCTGGGCGGTGCACGCATCCGGGCCCGGCATGTGGTGCTGGCCACCGGCTATGCCGGACAGCGCTGGTTGAAGCCCTCGGTGGCCCGCAACCGCAGCAGCTACGCTTTCATCACCGACCCGATCCACCCGGATCTGCTCGGTCCGCTGCGCGAAACGATGGCCTGGGAATCGGCGCGCCCCTACCTCTACCTGCGCAGTACCGGCGACAACCGGCTGCTGATCGGCGGCGAAGACGACGCCATCGATCTCCCGGCGCGGCGCGACCGGCGTGTGGAGAGCAAGACCGGCAAGCTGCTCAAGAAGATCGCCAAGCTGTTTCCGCACCTGCCGCTGCAGCCGGCCTTCTCCTGGGGCGGCACCTTCGCCGAGACCCACGATGGCCTGCCCTTCTTCGGTCCACACCCACAGTGGGGGCCGCGGGTGCTGTTCGCGATGGCCTACGGCGGCAACGGCATCACCTACTCCATGATCGGCGCCGGGCTGCTGCGGTCGCGGATCGAGCGCCGCCGGCATCCGCTGGCCGGGCTGTTCGGATTTGAGCGCCTGGGCTGA
- a CDS encoding lipocalin family protein, whose protein sequence is MTTHPDLKTVPDLKLPRYLGTWYEIARLPMKHEPEGCTDVSAHYSLKDNGHVAVVNRCRMGNEIEEADGEACPVDNDTARLEVSFLPKGLRWLPFTKGDYWVIQIAPDYSVSLVGSPDRKYLWLLSRTPTLDRTTQEHYLAQARLQGFDLSELIQTPHTGHPTA, encoded by the coding sequence ATGACCACACATCCCGACCTGAAGACCGTTCCCGACCTCAAGCTGCCGCGTTACCTGGGCACCTGGTACGAGATCGCCCGCCTGCCCATGAAGCACGAGCCGGAAGGCTGCACCGATGTGTCCGCGCATTACAGCCTGAAGGACAACGGCCATGTCGCCGTGGTCAACCGCTGCCGCATGGGCAACGAGATCGAGGAAGCCGACGGTGAGGCCTGCCCGGTCGATAACGACACCGCGCGGCTGGAGGTCAGCTTCCTGCCCAAGGGCCTGCGCTGGCTGCCCTTCACCAAGGGCGACTACTGGGTGATCCAGATCGCGCCGGACTACAGTGTATCGCTGGTCGGCAGCCCGGACCGCAAGTACCTGTGGCTGCTCTCACGTACCCCCACGCTCGATCGCACCACGCAGGAGCATTATCTGGCGCAGGCGCGGCTGCAGGGCTTCGACCTGTCCGAGCTGATCCAGACCCCGCACACCGGCCATCCCACCGCCTGA